The Daucus carota subsp. sativus chromosome 2, DH1 v3.0, whole genome shotgun sequence genome includes a window with the following:
- the LOC108208066 gene encoding mitochondrial import receptor subunit TOM20, with translation MEPSPAELERLILYERTRLNAEAHYIKNPNDADNLTRWGGALVEISQFGTLNDSKRMLSDAVSKFEEALVINPSKHDTLWCLGNAFTNQGILTPDIRDAEIYFKKARDCFEKALTESPGNELYRKSLEATDKAPELHMQIQKQMNTGGPPNAKDSEKLNSDLIYDICGWVILVVGIVSWVAMAKSNVPPPHPR, from the exons ATGGAACCCTCTCCGGCTGAACTTGAACGCCTCATCTTATATGAGCGGACTCGCTTGAATGCTGAAGCCCATTACATCAAGAACCCTAACGACGCTGAT AATTTAACTAGATGGGGAGGAGCACTAGTCGAAATTTCTCAGTTTGGAACTTTGAACGATTCAAAGCGGATGCTTAGCG ATGCTGTTTCGAAATTTGAGGAGGCACTGGTAATCAATCCCAGCAAGCATGATACTTTGTGGTGCTTGGGGAATGCATTTACTAATCAAGGAATTCTGACTCCTGATATCCGTGATGCtgagatttattttaaaaaggcACGTGATTGTTTTGAGAAAGCCCTGACGGAG AGTCCAGGAAATGAACTATATCGGAAGTCCTTGGAAGCCACTGACAAG GCACCAGAATTGCACATGCAGATACAGAAGCAGATGAACACCGGAGGTCCTCCTAATGCAAAG GACTCGGAGAAATTAAACAGTGATTTAATCTATGACATATGTGGATGGGTTATCCTTGTTGTTGGAATTGTTTCATGGGTTGCAATGGCTAAATCAAATGTTCCTCCGCCTCATCCGAGATAA
- the LOC108205763 gene encoding large ribosomal subunit protein uL22y, translating to MVKYSKEPDNPTKSCKARGEGLRCHFKNTRETAHAIRKLPLIKAKRYLEDVLIHKQAIPFTRFCRGVGRTAQAKNRHSNGQGRWPAKSAKFILDLLKNAESNAEVKGLDIDSLFISHIQVNQAQKQRRRTYRAHGRINPYMSSPCHIELTLSEKEEPVKKEPETQLASGKSRKSQALRSGASS from the exons ATG GTTAAGTACTCCAAGGAACCCGATAACCCCACTAAAT CCTGCAAGGCCAGGGGTGAGGGTCTTCGCTGCCATTTCAAG AACACAAGGGAGACAGCGCATGCCATTAGGAAGTTGCCACTAATCAAGGCAAAGAGGTATTTGGAGGATGTTCTGATTCACAAGCAGGCCATTCCTTTTACTCGGTTTTGTCGTGGTGTTGGGCGAACTGCTCAGGCAAAGAATAGACATTCCAATGGACAGGGACGTTGGCCTGCAAAATCTGCAAAGTTTATACTTGATCTACTCAAGAATGCTGAGAGCAATGCCGAG GTGAAAGGTCTGGATATCGATTCGCTTTTCATATCCCACATTCAGGTGAACCAGGCTCAAAAACAGAGGCGTCGAACATACCGTGCTCATGGAAGGATTAACC CTTACATGTCATCACCTTGCCATATTGAGTTGACTTTGTCCGAAAAAGAAGAACCTGTGAAAAAGGAG cCGGAGACCCAATTGGCCAGCGGCAAGTCTAGGAAATCTCAAGCTCTGCGTAGTGGTGCATCCTCTTGA
- the LOC108206380 gene encoding signal peptidase complex subunit 1-like has product MDWQGQKLAEQLMQIILVAFAVVAFFTGYVLGSFQMMLLIYAGGVVLTTLITVPNWPFFNRHPLKWLDPSVAEKHPKPQAAAATTSKKKGSKK; this is encoded by the coding sequence ATGGATTGGCAAGGGCAAAAACTCGCAGAGCAGCTGATGCAGATAATTTTGGTGGCGTTTGCAGTGGTGGCATTTTTTACAGGCTATGTTTTGGGCTCCTTTCAAATGATGCTACTTATATATGCTGGCGGAGTTGTTCTGACTACTCTTATCACCGTGCCCAATTGGCCGTTCTTCAACCGCCACCCTCTCAAATGGTTGGATCCTAGTGTTGCTGAAAAGCATCCCAAGCCGCAAGCTGCTGCTGCTACTACTTCGAAAAAGAAGGGCTCAAAGAAGTAG
- the LOC108209195 gene encoding U-box domain-containing protein 6, producing MDAAEVEEHLFSLGEPRLHGDMCKILSAIYGKVFAIFPDLEAARPRSTSGIQALCSLHIALEKTKNVLQHCAECSKLYLAITGDSVVLKFGKARSALEDSLRRVEDIVPQAISCQILEILSEIQGIDFVVDPLEKQVGDDIIALLQQGKKFNSGCSDTNELEAFHQAASKLGITSSRAALRERRALKKLIERARVEEDKRKESIVAYLSHLMRKYSKLFRSDFSDDNDSQGSTPCSPTIQGSFEGYGGPESNGQAFERQLSKLSSFNFNPNFRRSGQMAVPPEELRCPISLQLMYDPVIIASGQTYERICIEKWFSDGHNTCPKSQQHLSHLCLTPNYCVKGLVASWCEQNGVVVPDGPPESLDLNYWRLCLSESESANSKVLQRIGSCKFRGMKVVPLEESDIAEVAEGNEQEDVSATEGEAECEVNTFDKYEEFLTILDNEKTLRKKCRVVEQIRLLLRDDEEARICMGANGFVEAIMQFLDSAIQTGNEMAQEIGAMALFNLAVNNNRNKELMLEAGVLPLLGKMMASSSSLSSATAVYLNLSCHEEAKSIIGSSEAVSFLLGVLLGESDSQCKMDALHALYNLSSLPSNIPHLLSAGIINALQALIKDYNDHTWTEKSVALLLNLASSKTARDDIISAPGLISGLSAILDIGEPIEQEQAVACLLNLCSGNDKCCQLVLQEGVIPSLVSISVNGTMRGKQKSQKLLMLFREQRQREQPPVQVDDMPESSEMSLHLKESKPVCKSTSGKKLSKNWSFWRKNKSFTVSQC from the exons ATGGATGCCGCTGAGGTTGAAGAACATTTATTTTCACTCGGAGAGCCAAGG TTACATGGTGATATGTGCAAGATTCTATCGGCTATATATGGCAAAGTGTTTGCCATCTTTCCCGATCTAGAGGCTGCTAGGCCTAGGAGTACGTCGGGCATACAGGCTTTATGTTCTCTGCACATTGCACTTGAGAAGACCAAGAATGTTCTTCAGCATTGTGCTGAATGTAGTAAATTATACTTG GCTATAACTGGGGACTCTGTAGTTCTAAAATTTGGGAAGGCCAGATCAGCTCTTGAAGATAGTCTTAGGCGGGTAGAAGATATAGTTCCACAAGCTATCAGTTGTCAG ATTTTGGAGATTTTAAGCGAAATCCAGGGAATTGACTTCGTAGTTGATCCATTGGAGAAGCAGGTGGGGGACGATATAATTGCATTGCTCCAGCAAGGCAAAAAATTCAATAGTGGCTGTAGTGACACTAATGAGCTGGAAGCATTTCATCAAGCCGCTTCTAAACTTGGCATTACCTCCTCAAGAGCGGCCCTTAGGGAGAGAAGGGCTCTGAAGAAGCTCATAGAGAGAGCCCGGGTTGAAGAAGACAAACGCAAAGAGTCCATTGTGGCTTATCTCTCACATCTTATGAGAAagtattcaaaattatttagaaGTGATTTTTCAGACGATAATGATTCACAGGGTTCAACACCCTGTTCCCCTACGATTCAGGGGTCTTTTGAGGGATATGGCGGGCCTGAGAGCAATGGGCAAGCCTTTGAGCGGCAACTGTCTAAACTCAGTTCTTTCAATTTTAATCCAAACTTCAGAAGATCAGGCCAAATGGCTGTTCCTCCTGAAGAACTAAGGTGTCCAATATCTTTGCAACTCATGTATGATCCAGTCATTATTGCTTCAGGACAAACATATGAGCGAATTTGCATTGAGAAATGGTTTAGTGATGGGCACAATACCTGCCCAAAAAGTCAGCAACACCTCTCTCATCTTTGTTTGACTCCTAATTACTGTGTCAAGGGCCTAGTTGCGAGCTGGTGTGAACAAAATGGAGTTGTTGTCCCAGATGGTCCCCCAGAGTCCCTTGATCTCAACTACTGGAGACTGTGTTTGTCAGAGAGCGAATCTGCAAACTCCAAAGTATTACAAAGAATAGGCTCTTGCAAATTTAGGGGCATGAAAGTGGTTCCTCTAGAGGAGAGTGATATTGCCGAAGTTGCTGAAGGAAATGAGCAAGAGGATGTTTCTGCAACTGAGGGTGAGGCTGAATGTGAAGTTAATACATTTGATAAATATGAGGAGTTCCTGACCATCTTGGACAATGAAAAAACTTTAAGGAAAAAGTGCAGAGTTGTAGAACAGATAAGGCTCCTGCTGAGGGATGATGAGGAAGCCAGGATTTGTATGGGGGCCAATGGTTTTGTTGAAGCAATTATGCAGTTTTTAGATTCCGCCATACAAACAGGGAATGAAATGGCTCAAGAAATTGGTGCTATGGCTCTTTTCAACCTAGCTGTTAACAATAACAG AAACAAGGAATTGATGCTAGAAGCAGGAGTGCTTCCATTGCTTGGGAAAATGATGGCAAGTTCAAGTTCTCTTTCATCAGCAACTGCTGTTTACCTGAACCTTTCATGCCATGAAGAAGCAAAATCAATCATCGGGTCGAGTGAGGCAGTCTCCTTTTTACTAGGAGTCCTGTTAGGAGAAAGTGATTCACAATGTAAGATGGATGCACTGCATGCTCTATATAATCTTTCTAGTTTGCCCTCAAATATACCTCATCTTTTATCAGCTGGCATCATCAATGCTCTACAAGCTTTGATAAAAGATTATAATGACCATACATGGACAGAAAAATCTGTAGCTCTTTTGCTAAACTTAGCTTCAAGTAAAACAGCAAGAGATGACATCATATCAGCGCCAGGCCTTATTAGCGGGCTGTCAGCTATACTGGATATTGGTGAGCCTATTGAGCAAGAGCAAGCTGTAGCATGTCTTTTAAATTTATGCAGTGGAAATGACAAGTGTTGTCAATTGGTCCTTCAAGAAGGGGTGATTCCTTCACTAGTTTCCATATCAGTAAATGGAACTATGAGAGGGAAACAGAAGTCTCAGAAACTTTTAATGCTGTTCCGAGAGCAGAGGCAGCGGGAACAGCCCCCAGTTCAAGTTGATGATATGCCTGAAAGCAGTGAGATGTCCCTGCATCTTAAAGAATCAAAACCTGTATGCAAGTCAACTTCAGGGAAAAAATTAAGCAAGAATTGGAGTTTCTGGAGAAAGAACAAGAGTTTTACGGTGTCCCAATGTTAA
- the LOC108209366 gene encoding uncharacterized protein LOC108209366, with protein sequence MVLGLRSKHRKDASVQVDYVVYVGEINPWPPSQSLRSVQSVLLQWENGDQNSGYLTSSTGDSSVQFNEAFTLPVTLRREKRSSEKYQKNLLEFSLFEPKKDKVTKGQLLGTAIINLADYGIIEDIVSVSSPVSCKKSSKNTKQPVLFLRIQQVDKNSSNSTPKTGLSKQVSLDKDRQDSVPGSRNEENDDVSEIASFTDDDDDISSHSSRTFASSAIDAANSPHRSEKVGSNIAAENTGRIKPEPALPVVVYPSTTKVNPETEAFKRPSGTSHTLLSKDLVPGVERPANDHVSFPEFPERNITSIKKECDPPVQYSSSFPQFLDSSKDSMGIMNSLEQENTSDSLYENVASSVDGTKASTLPLAEEIFDKFGVRVVAGNAYTDSPSNQKSGQVEATIVTNLDIDMTEGKLEIEQQEISHDEQRSDEKIQGLGNKVASKVYQNAARKQGTLRSTTLASNGKVVGGQGTPFTDSKLKHVNSVQLPLEPAKAKMYNENEKKINKVGGVNDAQSNLTNTATFGRKELVNGSDQKNEWKSKAEILEEELREAAALEVSLYSVVAEHGGSINKVHAPARRLSRFYLHACRARFSDKRASAARAAVSGLVLVAKACGNDVPRLTFWLSNSIMLRAIVRKTAGELRLSSEPCIKSCIGKNESNGKVKTTEEFGDWEDPVTFTTALERVEAWIFSRIVESVWWQTLTPHMQPAAAKSSRTISSGSRKTTGSKHILRDQEQGNNSIELWKRAFKDACERLCPIRAGGHECGCLPVLARLVMEQLVSRLDVAMFNAILRESAEEMPTDPVSDPIADSKVLPVPSGRSSFGAGAQLKNAIGNWSRWLTDLFGIEDNDSHEDTDRLGDYEEVETDTSFKPFRLLNALSDLMMLPFEMLADAPTRREVCPTFSAPLIRRVFINFVPDEFCPEPIPDSVIDSLDSEDAAATVEESLTVFPCNANPTVYHPPAAAAFSSIVGEMGSHELRRSGSSVRRKAYASDDELDELESPLTSILSDNLLVSQPSTRPNIKLNEKGGRNVARYQLLREVWRDGE encoded by the exons ATGGTTCTCGGGCTTCGATCAAAGCATCGAAAAGATGCTTCTGTTCAAGTTGATTACGTTGTCTATGTAGGCGAGATAAATCCCTGGCCTCCATCTCAGTCTCTCAGATCGGTGCAGTCTGTATTGCTTCAGTGGGAAAATGGTGATCAGAATTCTGGCTATCTCACTTCTAGTACTGGGGATAGCAGTGTTCAATTTAATGAGGCATTTACACTTCCTGTGACTCTACGTAGAGAAAAAAGATCCAGTGAGAAGTATCAGAAGAACCTGTTGGAATTTTCCTTGTTTGAACCTAAAAAAGATAAGGTTACTAAAGGACAACTGCTAGGAACAGCCATCATTAATCTTGCTGATTATGGCATTATCGAAGATATTGTATCTGTAAGCTCTCCAGTGAGCTGCAAGAAGAGTTCTAAGAACACAAAGCAGCCTGTTCTCTTTCTTAGAATACAACAGGTTGATAAAAATAGCTCTAATTCCACTCCTAAGACTGGCTTGTCAAAACAAGTCTCTCTAGATAAAGATAGGCAAGATTCTGTTCCAGGATCGAGGAATGAAGAAAATGACGATGTATCCGAGATAGCTTCTTTTACCGATGACGATGATGATATTTCTTCACATTCATCACGGACTTTTGCCTCCTCTGCTATTGACGCTGCAAATTCACCACACAGAAGTGAGAAG GTTGGATCGAATATAGCTGCAGAAAACACAGGCAGGATAAAACCAGAGCCTGCTCTACCTGTGGTGGTATATCCTTCAACAACAAAAGTTAATCCAGAGACAGAAGCATTTAAACGTCCAAGTGGAACTTCACACACtttattatcaaaagacttgGTCCCTGGTGTGGAGAGGCCAGcaaatgatcatgtttcttttcctgaGTTTCCAGAGAGGAACATCACATCAATCAAGAAAGAATGTGATCCTCCAGTTCAATATTCTTCCTCATTTCCTCAGTTTCTGGACTCGAGTAAGGACTCTATGGGCATCATGAATAGCTTAGAACAAGAAAACACAAGTGACAGCCTTTATGAAAATGTTGCTAGCAGCGTAGACGGAACTAAAGCAAGTACTTTGCCACTTGCTGAAgaaatttttgacaaatttgGAGTCAGGGTTGTAGCCGGCAATGCATATACAGATAGCCCGTCCAATCAAAAAAGTGGCCAAGTGGAGGCAACCATTGTTACTAACTTAGATATTGATATGACAGAGGGCAAATTGGAAATAGAACAGCAAGAAATTTCACATGATGAACAAAGATCAGATGAAAAGATACAAGGTTTAGGAAACAAAGTTGCTAGTAAAGTTTATCAAAATGCTGCCAGAAAGCAAGGCACATTAAGGAGTACTACTTTGGCATCCAATGGGAAAGTGGTTGGAGGTCAGGGAACTCCTTTTACCGATAGCAAACTAAAACATGTGAATTCTGTGCAGTTGCCACTAGAACCAGCTAAAGCCAAAATGTATAATGAGAATGAGAAGAAGATTAATAAAGTCGGTGGCGTTAATGATGCTCAAAGTAATCTTACAAATACTGCAACGTTTGGAAGAAAAGAACTAGTGAATGGCTCTGACCAAAAAAATGAGTGGAAATCTAAAGCTGAGATACTTGAAGAAGAATTGAGGGAAGCAGCAGCCCTTGAGGTTTCCCTTTATTCTGTTGTTGCGGAGCATGGTGGTTCAATAAACAAGGTCCATGCTCCTGCCCGGCGCCTCTCTAGATTCTATCTTCATGCTTGCAGAGCAAGGTTTTCAGATAAAAGAGCTAGTGCAGCAAGGGCCGCTGTGTCAGGATTAGTTTTGGTTGCCAAAGCATGTGGAAATGATGTTCCAAG GTTAACTTTCTGGTTGTCCAATTCAATTATGTTAAGAGCAATTGTCAGAAAGACTGCCGGGGAATTGCGACTTTCCAGCGAACCATGCATTAAAAGTTGTATTGGTAAAAATGAATCTAATggaaaagttaaaacaactgAAGAATTTGGTGACTGGGAGGACCCAGTGACATTTACTACAGCACTGGAAAGAGTTGAAGCTTGGATATTCTCTCGAATTGTCGAGTCTGTGTGGTGGCAG ACTCTGACTCCGCATATGCAGCCTGCAGCTGCAAAGAGTAGTAGAACAATCAGTTCAGGTTCAAGAAAAACAACTGGAAGTAAGCATATCTTGCGAGATCAAGAGCAAGGAAATAACTCCATAGAACTTTGGAAAAGGGCTTTTAAAGATGCTTGTGAAAGGCTTTGCCCAATTCGAGCTGGAGGGCACGAGTGTGGCTGCTTACCTGTATTGGCTAGATTG GTAATGGAGCAGTTGGTGAGTAGACTAGATGTGGCGATGTTTAATGCTATTCTTCGTGAATCAGCTGAAGAAATGCCAACAGATCCTGTATCTGATCCCATAGCTGATTCTAAGGTCCTACCAGTACCTTCTGGTCGATCAAGCTTTGGTGCTGGAGCACAATTGAAAAATGCT ATTGGCAACTGGTCAAGATGGCTGACAGACCTCTTCGGCATTGAGGATAACGATTCTCATGAAGATACTGACAGACTTGGTGATTACGAGGAAGTAGAAACTGATACATCTTTCAAGCCCTTCCGTCTCCTCAATGCATTGAGTGATCTTATGATGCTTCCATTTGAAATGCTTGCTGATGCCCCGACAAGAAGAGAA GTTTGCCCAACATTTTCTGCACCACTTATCAGAAGGGTTTTCATCAATTTTGTTCCAGACGAGTTCTGTCCAGAACCAATTCCAGATTCTGTTATAGATTCTTTGGATTCTGAG GATGCTGCAGCAACTGTGGAAGAATCCCTCACAGTTTTTCCATGCAATGCAAATCCTACAGTCTACCACCCACCTGCAGCAGCAGCATTTTCAAGCATTGTTGGAGAAATGGGCAGCCATGAACTGCGCAGAAGCGGATCATCAGTGCGTCGAAAAGCATATGCTAGCGACGATGAACTCGATGAGCTGGAGTCTCCATTGACTTCAATCCTCAGCGATAACCTGCTTGTCTCACAACCTTCAACCAGACCTAACATAAAGTTGAACGAAAAGGGTGGTCGAAATGTTGCCAGATATCAGCTCCTTCGGGAGGTATGGAGAGATGGTGAATAG
- the LOC108206655 gene encoding NADH dehydrogenase [ubiquinone] flavoprotein 1, mitochondrial produces the protein MAPIKSILSLHRVALSRLHNEHWEIGTRLFSTQSATTASTPQPPPPPPPPEKTHFGGLKDEDRIFTNVYGLHDPFLKGAIKRGDWHRTKDLVLKGTDWIVNEMKKSGLRGRGGAGFPSGLKWSFMPKVSDGRPSYLVVNADESEPGTCKDREIMRHDPHKLLEGCLIAGVGMRASAAYIYIRGEYVNERLNLEKARQEAYKAGYLGKNACGSGYDFDVHIHFGAGAYICGEETALLESLEGKQGKPRLKPPFPANAGLYGCPTTVTNVETVAVSPTILRRGPEWFSSFGRKNNSGTKLFCVSGHVNKPCTVEEEMSIPLKELLERHCGGVRGGWDNLLAVIPGGSSVPLIPKNVCEDVLMDFDALKAAQSGLGTAAVIVMDKSTDVVDAIARLSYFYKHESCGQCTPCREGTGWLWMIMERMKVGNAKLEEIDMLQEVTKQIEGHTICALGDAAAWPVQGLIRHFRPELERRIRERADRELQQAAAA, from the exons ATG GCGCCTATAAAGAGCATACTTTCTCTACATAGAGTTGCATTATCTCGGCTTCACAATGAGCACTGGGAAATAGGTACTAGACTCTTCAGTACCCAGTCTGCAACTACTGCTAGTACTCCGCAGCCTCCGCCCCCACCGCCTCCTCCAGAGAAAACTCACTTTGGTGGCCTGAAAGATGAAGATCGTATCTTCACAAATGTTTATGGTTTACATGATCCGTTTCTTAAAGGAGCTATTAAACGAGGTGATTGGCATAGAACAAAAGACCTTGTTCTTAAGGGCACTGATTGGATTGTAAATGAAATGAAGAAATCTGGCCTCCGAGGACGTGGCGGTGCTGGTTTTCCATCCGGACTTAAGTGGTCCTTTATGCCGAAGGTATCTGATGGTCGCCCTTCATATCTTGTAGTTAATGCCGATGAGAGTGAACCTGGAACTTGCAAGGACAGAGAAATTATGCGTCATGATCCACACAAGTTACTAGAGGGATGCCTGATAGCTGGAGTAGGAATGAGGGCTTCTGCTGCATACATTTACATTAGAGGTGAATATGTGAATGAACGACTAAACCTTGAAAAGGCTAGGCAAGAAGCATACAAAGCTGGATATTTGGGGAAGAATGCTTGTGGATCTGGTTATGATTTTGATGTACATATCCACTTTGGTGCGGGTGCCTATATATGCGGTGAAGAGACCGCACTTCTAGAGAGTCTTGAAGGAAAACAAGGAAAACCTAGACTAAAGCCTCCATTTCCTGCTAATGCAGGGCTATATGGATGTCCTACAACTGTTACAAACGTGGAAACTGTTGCAGTTTCCCCGACAATTTTGAGGCGTGGACCAGAGTGGTTTTCTAGCTTTGGTAGGAAAAACAATTCTGGTACAAAACTATTTTGTGTTTCTGGTCACGTAAACAAGCCTTGTACAGTTGAGGAAGAGATGAGTATACCATTGAAAGAGCTTTTAGAGAGGCACTGTGGTGGTGTCAGAGGTGGATGGGACAACTTGCTTGCAGTTATACCAGGTGGTTCATCTGTTCCGTTAATACCCAAGAATGTATGTGAGGATGTGCTAATGGACTTTGATGCGCTCAAGGCTGCTCAGTCAGGCTTGGGAACTGCAGCTGTCATTGTCATGGACAAGTCAACTGATGTTGTAGATGCAATTGCAAGGCTATCTTACTTTTACAAGCATGAGAGTTGTGGACAGTGTACACCTTGCAGGGAGGGCACAGGATGGCTATGGATGATCATGGAGAGAATGAAGGTTGGGAATGCAAAGTTGGAGGAGATTGACATGCTTCAAGAAGTCACAAAGCAGATTGAAGGGCACACAATTTGTGCTTTGGGTGATGCTGCTGCATGGCCTGTTCAAGGTCTTATCAGGCACTTCAGACCAGAGCTTGAAAGGAGAATCAGGGAGCGGGCAGATAGGGAGCTCCAGCAGGCTGCTGCCGCCTGA